The Triticum aestivum cultivar Chinese Spring chromosome 7B, IWGSC CS RefSeq v2.1, whole genome shotgun sequence genome window below encodes:
- the LOC123156961 gene encoding 40S ribosomal protein S24-1, giving the protein MADAKATTAVTLRTRKFMTNRLLARKQFVLEVIHPGRANVSKAELKERLAKVYEVKDPNCIFVFKFRTHFGGGKSSGFGLIYDNLESAKKFEPKYRLIRNGLATKVEKSRKQIKERKNRTKKIRGVKKTKAGDAKKK; this is encoded by the exons ATGGCAGACGCCAAGGCCACGACGGCGGTCACCCTCCGCACCCGCAAGTTCATGACCAACCGCCTGCTCGCCCGCAAGCAGTTCGTGCTCGAGGTCATCCACCCCGGCCGCGCCAACGTCTCCAAG GCGGAGCTGAAGGAGAGGCTGGCCAAGGTGTACGAGGTGAAGGACCCCAACTGCATCTTCGTGTTCAAGTTCCGCACCCACTTCGGAGGCGGCAAGTCCTCCGGATTCGGTCTCATCTACGACAACCTCGAATCTGCCAAGAAGTTCGAGCCCAAGTACCGCCTCATCAGG AACGGCCTTGCTACCAAGGTAGAGAAGTCACGCAAGCAGATCAAGGAAAGGAAGAACAGGACAAAGAAGATCCGTGGTGTGAAGAAG ACCAAGGCCGGAGATGCCAAGAAGAAATAA